tctaaatatagaaattaatatattagacatccctaattttttacataaattgatacaatttagaaggatgggagagtccactaggcataaatgggttaaactgaaTTCTGATGCATTATTGAAGGATGCCAGGGTTAGTTGAATGGTTGAAGACCCTGCAAGAACGGAAACACAACCAGCATGGGCTGCTGAACATGGAAAGTGTGGATCTTTTAGTCACCACTGGTAGTCAAGATGGTATCTGTAAGGTACATTGACAGCTGTTCATTTTAAAGCTACCGCTGTTAACAATTTCTTTATCTTGATGTAGTTTATAAGCCATGTAGTGATGAATAACATCTGTTTAACAAGGCATGTTTCCTAATTACAATATATAAAGTGTGTTTGCAAAAGAGTACATTTGTATTTACATAACTGCCTTTCTTAAATTGAACTCTGATTTGGTATATTGTTGCTTCTAATAAAGATGTGCCATTAACTTATAAAGACAATTATGTTTCAAACAATTATGATATCCATATTAAGGCATTtacttaatttattatgttaaattaattttaataaattatcatgatatgCAAATActgcattatttttgtattgcttGATTATTTACAACAGGCAATGGAAGCCATGGTGTCACCGGGAGATAAAGTGCTGGTTGAAACACCTGTATACTCAGGAACCTTAGCCATTGTAAGTAATCTTACATGGGTTACCACTTAATGGGTATTGACAGATATTTAGTTGTTGTCTGTTTAGATTTATGGTATATAATTATAGTGTTAGTCAAATGTGTATACTTGATATCCTGGATCACTGTGGGAGGAgctgttaaataaaaacagttttaaatgaTTTCTATTCAAATGGAGAAATGATGCTTGAGTACAATTTAGACTATTATGAGAAATCTTTTACTTCGTATTTATCATGTTTGTAGatgtcaaacaattttttttcataaaaaagaaTCTACTGGTGAAGTTTATAGAAAGGTGCAATTAAATATCTTAATAAATGCAACCACATATCCATGTAAATGATTATTAACAGTAAGATTAAACGTTTTAAGTTCCCGAGTTAATGAAATTATTGGGCTCATTATATTTAGATTGCTGATTGAAAAACCCATGagttgtaataaaaaatataagaacatTACTGCATTGTTCACATGATAATAATGGGGGAAAAAATCTCAACATCCAAGTTGTTAAAAACGTACAATACTATCTTTACACTCACAATACTATCTTTACACTCACAATACTATCTTTACACTCACAATACTATCTTTACACTCAAAATACTATCTTTACATTCACAATACTATCTTTACACTCACAATACTATCTTTACACTCACAATACTATCTTTGCACTCACAATACTATCTTAACACTCACAATACTATCTTTACACTCAGAGTCAATAAAAAGTAAGTATACTCATAAGCACTATTTATTTTGCTTCTACTATTTTGCCTATTTATTACCTATATAGAAATTTACCAGTTTTGTATTCGtactaaaaaataataatagcatCATACCATTAACAAGCTATCTTGAGCAATGTGCAATAAACGTTATGATCGACTTAAGCCACTCTGTCAGAATCATCTCTGTTGTTTGTGGAATGTAAATGTAGGACATATTAAATACTTATTTCATTACATGACTGCGCATTTAACTCTGATTATGAAATGAAATGAGGAAAATCATCATAAATTATGTTTGGCTCTTGTGTAAAGTTTAtagatattttataattatattttaactgcATAATTTAACTGTATTTAAATCATCTGAAATAGGCAACTGGATATGCTTTATGCTAAATTAGTTTGCATATACACTGTACATGCTGACTGACGTGGCAGCtggttatttttatgtcccccactatagtagtgggggacatattgtttttgccctgtctgttggtctgttggttggtctgttggttggtctgttggttggtttgcgccaactttaacatttgcaataacttttgcaatattgaagatagcaacttgatatttggcatgcatatgtatctcatggagctgcacattttgagtggtgaaaggtcaaggtcatccttcaaggtcaaaggtcaaatatatgggtcaaaatcgctcatttaatgtacacttttgcaatatttcaatatagcaacttgatatttggcatgcatgtgtatctcatagagctgcacattttgagtggtgaaaggtcaaggtcatccttcaaggtcaaaggtcaaatatatgtggccgaaattgctcattttatgagtacttttgcaatattgaagatagcaacttgatatttggcatgcatgtgtatctcatggagctgcacattttgagtggtgaaaggtcaaggtcatccttcaaggtcagatatatgggtcaaaattgctcatgtaatgtcacttctgcaatattgaagctagcaattttatatttgacatgcatgtgtatctcatggagctgcacattttgagtggtgaagggtcaaggtcatccttcaaggtcaaacgtcatatacggggacatagtgtttcacaaacacatcttgttgcaAGTAATCTTGGTCAAAAGTGCACTTAGTCAACTGCACCAAAATATTACCATAATTGCTTGTGGtttgtgtttaattgttttttcttttaGATTATCTTTATTAACAACTTGATGAATATTGAGATATGTTTGAGGCAGTTCCATGGTATCAATTATAGAATCAgttcttttgaaaaataattgtattgaacAACACAAGCTTAATTTGTATTTTTCacaaaaatactatttttatacttttttaactgATCAATTACATGAATTCAATGATGTGATTTTCGAAAGATCTTTTAAAAAGTAAACACTCTTTTCCCCTTACCGATTTctacaaaaaaattatttaaacaaatcatgtaactttaaaaaaaaaagaaagaaatgttTAATTATCAATTTTGTTATTGAGATGGAGCTGAGTGAAAGACCCATAACATCATGATTTGTGTTGAGTTTTTTTCAagtaaatttaatttgtattattttttttaacagttaaagCCAATGGACTGTGACCTTTTACCTGTAAGGTCAGACAGCAATGgccttgacccaagtgaccttGAAAAGACGATGTCGAAGTGGAATCTCTCAGATGTCAAGGATAAAAACAGCGACATTCCAAAACTCCTGTATATCATTCCAAATGGTGGAAACCCAACAGGACATGgcttgacgttgaacagaaagaAAGCTATATATGAAATTGCTCGGAAATATGATCTCTTAATACTTGAAGATGATCCCTACTATTACTTACAGTTTAATGAAGTAAGATTATTATACCGGGGGTACATTTAATTTGCTGCCGTCCTAGCAGAATGTGTAGTCATGATGATATTTTATAATAAGTAGTGCATTCTTTGTATTACAAAATGAAGACATTTACTTTCTATTAGATGTATATcatcttaaatattaaaaaaaaatattgtctgaATACGTGTATtgattttcaacaaatattatgTCATGTTCATGTTTTGTCACAAGTGAAAGTACTTCAACTGCAAGTGCAATGGTAACATTTTGGTAACAATAAATTAATACAGTTAAATAGAAACACTTATAATCatgcattgtttttatttttaagaattttGTATAGACATACAATTCaatgaaattataattttatatgaatTATGTCACTTTATGAGTATGACTTTTTGTTTCACTAATAATTAGTAGGAAACTTCAGCCTGTACTTAGTGATTATTTTCCTGATAACTGTTCATAAATAAACAATCACATATTTTTAGTGTAATAGCCTGGTTGGTATGATACAGTGTCTGCAAATAAAAAATCTAAGAAGTATTCAATTAATTCTACAAAATTTACACTAAAAGATGTTACTCATTAACATATAAAGGCTACTGATATCATATGAAGAACAATAATACACAGTTATCGTGTGACCTGGCTTAACCAATGAAAAGTGAGTATTCTGCATGACTAATAATTCTCATCTTGCTCACTGTGCTGCTTTCAGCCCTATGTGCCAAGCATGCTGTCAATGGatgtggatggtcgagtggtcagATTTGACTCCTTCTCAAAGCTTATATCCTCTGGGTATGTGTGCATATTTGAAGTTTAACCctgtgcatgctgggaaatttgtcgtctgctaaaatgtcgccagctaaatttctaaaattagcattttcttcattttttttcaaagaatactatcataatagcaaacagtttggatcctgatgagacgccacgttctgtagtgtctcatcttgatccaaactgtttgcaaaggccttcaaaatttggtttcagcactgaaaggcTTTAGCTGGTCAGATATATCTCTAGCAGTAGGGGTTGGTTGAAGATATTGATAAACTTATATACGGGCAATATTGTCTCACAAAATTAGCCCCTTAGAAAGAGAAGCGCTTATTTCATGTATCAAAGGTTTTATACTTACTGACTTGTCAGAAAACATGTCCTGGGTTGGTTTTATAATGCTCCTTAAGGAGATCTTAGGGTAAAATTTTGAACAAAGATACTCTTCAGTTTGATTATCAAAGATGTATACCCACTGAATAATTAATTTAACTTCATATGGattgttttgcaaaataaaaaatattaaaaaaaaaacattcttaatgTGAATCAAATTTTGAGCCAGAAATAAAATGcagttgaaaattatttttaaatatttagcaataaattaaatataatggaCTTGAAAACCATTAACTATAAATGAATTACTAGACATTCAaagtattaattaattttaattaaacattaccCGGTATGCTTCTGCTCTATCTATTTGAACAGCATGAGACTTGGCACTGTGACAGGTCCGAAGATTATATTGGAGCGAATCTCTCTTCACATGCAAGCCTCTGTGATGCATGCCAGCTCTCTGTCTCAGGTAGGATTTACCTCTCTTCTGTTACGCCTGCCAGCTCGCTGTCTCGGGTAGGTTTTATCTCTCCTCAGTAACGCATGCCAATGGTCCTAGTATGTGATATCACCTTTCATATACAAGCCTCTGTGATGCATGCCAGATATAAAGTTATGCTGGTGCAATGTTGTTTATGATCagacatttaaaatgaatattttgtggGAGGAGAGGGGGCGTTTTCATCACAACTTTGACGAGCTTGAGTATATGAATAAATACCTATGTCAGATTTCATTGAACTAAAAGTACTCAGAATAGATACTCATTAAATGTTGAAGCGTGAATGTATGCATTTGTAactgaaaatatttaattaaagtatTTCTGTATTCAATTAcgaataaaatttaaaagaaagaaaaaggaaACATTGAAAATTTAATAACTAAAAAGCTTTAGAGTTCATTTGTCCACAAACATTGCGCACTGTGTATTCCAGATGCTGCTGCTGCAAGTGTTGAGTCACTGGGGCTATGATGGTTTTGACCACCATGTCCGTGAGGTCACTCACTTCTACAAAGAGAAGAAGGACCAGTGTATACGAGCCGCCGAAAAACACTTGAAAGgtttttagtttaaatgtttgtTATCTATTTTTGTGGAAAAATTCTGCTGTCTAAATATGTATTCTAATATCTTCCAATGTTAAGCTAAATGAATGTATATTATTAAACAGAGATCTACTAACATAGATGTAGCTTTGAATTTATTCACGTTTGTTTATGCCACCAAAGGGTTTCATGTTGTTTCCACACTCTCTGTCCATCAGTGAATCCTCACGTATTGGTTTCCTATTGCTATTAAATTCaactagttttcatttgattgccatcaaactttctgaaaaaaatattaacaagaaaTAAGGACAATTTAAGTAACCAGGTAAATCTCTCTAGGCACTTTTGAGTTATggaatttcttaaaatatgtcTCTTTTATGATTTTTTCTCTATAACTCAACCAGTTTCCTTGTGAAATATTAGCTGCCATGACATGATCATGTTTAACAACTGTCTCAATACgtttaaggtcaaagtcacaaaaagaggtcaaagataaaaaattaccataaaacagcttgtctaGACTGTtactttttcatgtatttttgtcttttttttagcTCCCCCCCCATGATAATCATGAGGATACGACATGTCGTATGTGTTTAATCAGTCTCCATgtaacaaaggtcaaggtcaaacttagaGGTCCAATTCGGCCATACAAAAGCTTATTTGGACTGTGATTTTGTTTTTCACCATGCACTTCAAAAACAACTGACTACATGTGAATCACCCGTCTTATAACCTCAAAGGTCATTAAGAAGCTTTGCACTgcacaagagccataactctTGCTCCCCTATTTTGAGAGTTATTACCCATTAATATATTTTGGTACGGAGCAGATCTAAAAAAGATAAAAGTTGTGTCAATTTAATATGAAGGTATATCTCATAAAGGGAAGTGCAGTGCACAATAAACTTAAATCGTGTTCACCCTATTATTACAGTTATAGCCCTTATTTTAAGTGGGTTAattttgtctggtcaatatcttgAAAACAAGATATTTGAAACTGTTTAGGTAGGAAGATATGATTTAGAGGAAGTTCAGTGTACAATAACCAACTCTTactcttgtattttttttttagatattgcCTTATGTTTATTGATGTACTAACTGTTGTGGAGTTTACATAATGACCATATATGGATCCCAAGGCATTAAGCGGGGGAACCTGTTTACGATGGACACATTTCTTGATTCATTGTTGTTTACACCCACAATGTGTTACTTAACTACCAGTATAGGTTTATTACGGAATctggatagtgccatctataatttcgcccttctttcatcaagggcgacacacgacacgagaagcgatacacgatattttgcgcgacagtcgcggcgacgcacgatatgttGCGCGACAGTCGTTGCGATGCACAATATTTTGCTCGACAGTCggggcgacgcacgatattttacgcGACAGTCgctgcgacgcacgatattttgctcgatagtcgcggcgacgcacgatattttgcgcgatagtcgcggcgacgcacgatatatcgccttttgggctacctacataAGGACTATATTTCGTGGtgcattctcgcgcgtcgcttcgtgtatcgcgcaaaatatcgtgcgtcgccgcgactgtcgctcaaaatatcgtgcggtgccgcgactgtcgcgcaaaatatcgtgtatcgcttcgtgtgtggtgtgtcgcccttgatgaaagaagggcgagactATAGatagcactatccggattccgtagtttataattataataagtattactattttttattataattatcattaatacatgtataattatatcaAAGCATGTACATTTATGAAAACTAATGAATAAATCATAACAGCTTACACTagtttgtattgtttaataatacTGATCAGTGCTTTATTTCAGGTCTTGCTGAATGGTCAGAGCCCTCTGGTGGCATGTTCCTGTGGCTAAAGTTAGCGGTACCAGACACGTATCCGATGATCACAGTGAAGGCACGCAGTAGAGAGGTGCTCTTTGTCCCTGGCAACGCATTCCAACTGGACGACAGAAGGCCCAGTCAGTATGTGCGGGCGTCTTACTCTACGTGTACAGAAGAGGATATGAATACAGTGAGTTTCATGCTTTGTGAATGTATATGGTATGTATAGTACTAGTACAATCGATGTATAATTTAAACAAggttaatgttatgttttaaaggGTAGTAAAACTAATCACACACTATTGTGGCTGTAGCTAAATTAGGAAAAAAGAACTTTAAAGTAAGGTGTTGCTATGGTACTTTTTACACTTTCGCTGTAATACCTGctaaaaagattatttttttcgttttgcatattCATACATTTTGCAGCATGTCGCACAAATGTTGCATTAACAATACGATGACAGCTTCCGACCATACAAAAAGTATACTGGTAATAGCTGTCTGATATTTGTAATTTCCTGCtaagaaaacatatatatgcTTTGGGTTGATTTAAATTGAACAGAATTGAGATATACCTTTGACAAAGTGGACAGTAGAAATTATAAAATGA
This sequence is a window from Dreissena polymorpha isolate Duluth1 chromosome 16, UMN_Dpol_1.0, whole genome shotgun sequence. Protein-coding genes within it:
- the LOC127861392 gene encoding kynurenine/alpha-aminoadipate aminotransferase, mitochondrial-like; translated protein: MKMNYMRFLNKVSLGRKPSPIRVLTAILQQSPPSMISMAGGMPNVGTFPVESASFKLRDGTHLEMNPTLMKQALQYCPTPGMPGLVEWLKTLQERKHNQHGLLNMESVDLLVTTGSQDGICKAMEAMVSPGDKVLVETPVYSGTLAILKPMDCDLLPVRSDSNGLDPSDLEKTMSKWNLSDVKDKNSDIPKLLYIIPNGGNPTGHGLTLNRKKAIYEIARKYDLLILEDDPYYYLQFNEPYVPSMLSMDVDGRVVRFDSFSKLISSGMRLGTVTGPKIILERISLHMQASVMHASSLSQMLLLQVLSHWGYDGFDHHVREVTHFYKEKKDQCIRAAEKHLKGLAEWSEPSGGMFLWLKLAVPDTYPMITVKARSREVLFVPGNAFQLDDRRPSQYVRASYSTCTEEDMNTAFKRLAGLIQEEQQSAR